In the Bacteroidota bacterium genome, one interval contains:
- a CDS encoding MGMT family protein, producing the protein MAADESFFKQVYKVARLIPKGRVTSYGAIAKYLGSAQSSRMVGWAMNSCHSEKEFVPAHRVVNRNGLLTGKHHFPEENAMQKALEKEGIIVIQNQIQNFEKVFWNPRSELEL; encoded by the coding sequence ATGGCCGCAGACGAATCCTTCTTCAAACAAGTATATAAAGTAGCCCGACTAATTCCCAAAGGCCGTGTTACTTCTTATGGTGCAATTGCCAAATATTTGGGCAGTGCCCAAAGTAGCCGTATGGTAGGCTGGGCCATGAATAGCTGCCACTCCGAAAAAGAATTTGTGCCTGCACATCGCGTCGTAAACCGCAATGGATTGCTCACAGGCAAACACCATTTTCCTGAAGAAAATGCGATGCAAAAAGCTTTGGAAAAAGAAGGCATTATAGTTATCCAAAACCAAATACAAAATTTTGAAAAAGTATTTTGGAACCCGAGGAGCGAGTTGGAGTTGTGA